Proteins encoded by one window of Halobacteriovorax sp. GB3:
- a CDS encoding RluA family pseudouridine synthase gives MKTTRICSLNNYSSIEELLVKGLSFSRSSVKKSNLSKKALNKTVKAKDEIELPIDLLNRNMISPYYKGESVEVLFEDERLIALNKNYNQHGHPLHYSEEETVLNFLRNTRADLNLGKVNSNQERGLLYRLDEVTSGLLIYIKDDKNHEYLRDHFSESVKKKDYLAVVEGHVLKGSSLAHYFLSKGAKGAKRVCNEIEGEEFGELSYEPLQYDKENNYSLVKVSLKSGLRHQIRAQMAYIGHPLVGDVLYGAKESKRVFLHAYEYQFSIDSIGYKLRSENAPLFFDFLNFDSGL, from the coding sequence ATGAAAACAACAAGAATTTGTTCTTTAAATAATTATTCATCAATAGAGGAGCTCCTAGTAAAGGGGCTCTCTTTTTCTCGTTCCTCTGTAAAAAAATCAAACTTATCTAAGAAGGCCCTAAATAAAACAGTTAAGGCAAAAGATGAGATTGAACTACCCATCGATCTATTAAATAGAAATATGATTTCTCCTTATTATAAGGGGGAGAGTGTCGAGGTTCTATTTGAAGATGAACGATTGATTGCTCTTAACAAAAATTACAATCAACATGGTCATCCTCTTCATTACAGTGAAGAGGAAACAGTTTTAAATTTTCTAAGAAATACGAGAGCCGATTTAAATCTCGGGAAAGTGAACTCTAATCAAGAACGCGGTCTTCTTTATCGTTTAGATGAGGTAACTAGCGGACTTCTTATCTATATTAAAGATGATAAAAACCATGAATATTTACGAGATCATTTCTCTGAGTCTGTGAAGAAAAAAGACTATCTCGCAGTGGTTGAAGGTCATGTTCTCAAAGGTTCATCTTTGGCCCACTACTTTCTTTCTAAGGGAGCAAAAGGGGCAAAGAGAGTTTGCAATGAGATTGAAGGAGAGGAGTTCGGAGAGCTATCTTACGAGCCGTTGCAATATGATAAGGAAAATAATTACAGTCTAGTTAAGGTCTCTTTAAAGAGTGGTCTACGCCATCAAATCAGAGCACAAATGGCATATATCGGTCATCCCTTGGTAGGAGATGTTCTTTATGGAGCCAAGGAATCTAAGAGAGTTTTTCTCCATGCCTATGAGTATCAATTTTCAATTGATTCAATTGGTTACAAACTCCGCTCAGAGAATGCACCTTTATTTTTTGACTTCTTGAATTTTGACAGTGGCCTTTAG
- a CDS encoding O-methyltransferase: MRFISEEIEQYAIEKSNTPSGVCDEIELKTKEKSSLHHMMIGKLEASFIGFLIHSIGVSSILEIGTFTGYSAMAMAYELAEDGQITTVDKNSKAQERAKFFWSKDPVGQKITALSGDGHDVLRNLISKRKKYDLIFIDADKKGYLDYLKLSLELVSDKGIIVIDNVLWSGRVVESIEEKSGEKEKSTEYLRELNDFIASSSELYGTLMPLRDGIFLVKKI; this comes from the coding sequence GTGAGATTTATCAGCGAAGAAATTGAGCAATATGCTATTGAAAAGAGTAATACACCAAGCGGTGTCTGCGATGAGATTGAGCTTAAGACTAAAGAAAAATCATCGCTTCACCATATGATGATTGGAAAACTAGAAGCTTCTTTTATTGGATTTTTAATTCATTCGATTGGTGTTTCATCTATTTTGGAAATAGGTACTTTTACTGGCTACTCCGCCATGGCTATGGCCTATGAATTAGCAGAAGATGGACAAATTACGACGGTCGATAAGAATTCTAAGGCACAAGAGAGGGCTAAGTTCTTTTGGTCTAAAGATCCTGTCGGTCAAAAAATTACGGCCCTAAGTGGTGATGGACATGATGTTCTTCGAAACTTAATTTCTAAAAGAAAAAAATATGATCTCATTTTCATTGATGCAGATAAAAAGGGTTATCTGGATTACTTAAAACTCTCGCTAGAGCTTGTAAGCGACAAGGGGATCATTGTTATTGATAATGTTCTTTGGAGCGGGAGAGTGGTTGAGTCGATTGAAGAAAAAAGTGGAGAGAAGGAAAAGTCGACAGAGTACCTAAGAGAGCTCAACGACTTTATTGCTTCTTCCTCTGAACTCTATGGGACTTTAATGCCTCTTAGAGACGGAATTTTTTTAGTAAAGAAGATATAA
- a CDS encoding bacteriohemerythrin, giving the protein MAYTKFEWSDDYSVGVDEMDNEHKVLIGYINELIDCLDKDSGIAEAFKKMATYCIKHFEDEEALMERENYEGLGSHKIIHKNLIAKVQGFGEQIDSGTINKDDLVAFLKMWLSAHIMGIDRKYGQTFGKLAA; this is encoded by the coding sequence ATGGCCTATACAAAGTTTGAATGGAGTGATGATTATAGTGTTGGTGTCGATGAAATGGACAATGAACATAAAGTTTTAATCGGCTATATCAATGAGTTAATTGACTGCCTCGACAAGGATAGTGGAATTGCAGAAGCTTTCAAAAAGATGGCCACCTATTGCATCAAGCACTTTGAAGATGAGGAGGCCCTCATGGAGAGAGAAAATTACGAAGGGCTTGGATCGCATAAAATTATCCATAAGAATCTCATTGCTAAAGTTCAAGGCTTTGGAGAACAAATCGATTCTGGAACAATCAACAAAGATGATCTCGTGGCCTTTTTAAAAATGTGGCTCTCTGCCCATATTATGGGAATTGACCGCAAGTATGGTCAAACCTTCGGAAAACTCGCCGCCTAA
- a CDS encoding motility protein A: MDISTVIGLVVAVAAILGSMITGGGLGQFIDVPSVLVVGGGLIGVTFFKWPMETVKGIATVAMKSLKFDAVDPIATIEQMSEYANLARSQSIFALEEEAKKDAAKNNAFLKTALILAADNKPVEEIEKVLKIEIEAMETRHKIGQELFGGMAEDGPAMGMIGTLIGLVIMLNNMSDPGSIGPAMAVALLTTFYGAIIANVFCNPLKNKIGMRSAQEIANMNIIMAGIIGIVSGQNPKSIKSALSSFLPPSQRPADEV, translated from the coding sequence ATGGATATTTCAACAGTCATTGGTTTAGTCGTTGCTGTCGCGGCCATTTTGGGGTCGATGATTACAGGTGGTGGATTAGGTCAGTTCATTGACGTTCCTTCGGTTCTCGTTGTTGGTGGAGGACTCATTGGGGTTACATTTTTCAAATGGCCAATGGAAACAGTGAAGGGAATCGCCACTGTTGCTATGAAGAGTTTGAAATTTGATGCCGTTGATCCAATCGCTACGATCGAGCAGATGAGTGAGTATGCTAACCTTGCCCGTTCTCAGTCAATCTTCGCACTTGAAGAGGAAGCTAAAAAGGATGCTGCTAAGAATAACGCTTTTTTAAAAACCGCCCTTATTTTAGCTGCTGATAATAAGCCTGTTGAAGAAATTGAAAAAGTTCTAAAAATTGAAATTGAAGCAATGGAAACTCGTCACAAAATTGGACAAGAGCTCTTTGGTGGTATGGCCGAAGATGGTCCTGCAATGGGAATGATTGGGACACTTATTGGTCTGGTTATCATGCTTAACAACATGAGTGACCCTGGTTCAATTGGTCCGGCCATGGCCGTTGCCCTCTTAACGACATTCTACGGAGCGATTATCGCCAACGTATTTTGTAACCCACTTAAAAATAAAATTGGTATGCGTTCAGCGCAGGAAATTGCCAATATGAATATTATTATGGCCGGGATCATAGGAATTGTATCTGGGCAAAACCCTAAGTCTATTAAGTCTGCATTAAGCTCATTCTTACCGCCGTCGCAAAGACCGGCCGATGAAGTTTAA
- a CDS encoding outer membrane lipoprotein-sorting protein, producing the protein MKVFFLSLIFSLSTFALSGKELAQKVYDRADGDHSYSKVTMILDGKGRSVKTRKLEIYRSDDQKGLVKSLVRFSSPKKIQGVSLLTIDLKGENESQLIYLPALKNSKRISSSKKGGRFVQSEIFYEDLRDRHPEQDQHKLLEDGKFMGARDCYRLESVPISKGNSTYAKRVSCIDKKTFIPLEVLFSNSKGLEFKRFRVQAMKEIDSIWTVTRSEMTLLEEEKMTVLNVDKIEYNSKKAKELRYNKNDFN; encoded by the coding sequence ATGAAAGTATTTTTTCTCTCATTAATATTTTCCCTTTCTACCTTTGCATTAAGTGGAAAGGAATTAGCTCAAAAAGTTTACGATAGAGCTGATGGAGATCATTCCTATTCTAAAGTGACAATGATCCTCGATGGAAAGGGAAGAAGTGTGAAGACGAGAAAGTTAGAGATTTATCGAAGCGATGATCAAAAAGGGCTTGTTAAATCACTTGTGAGATTCTCTTCTCCAAAGAAAATACAAGGGGTCTCTCTTTTAACAATCGACTTGAAGGGAGAGAATGAATCTCAGCTTATTTATTTACCGGCCCTTAAAAATAGTAAGCGAATCTCATCTTCAAAAAAGGGCGGGCGATTTGTGCAAAGTGAAATCTTCTATGAAGACTTAAGAGATCGCCATCCCGAGCAGGACCAGCACAAGTTACTTGAAGATGGTAAATTTATGGGAGCACGTGATTGCTATCGTCTCGAAAGTGTTCCCATTAGCAAAGGAAACTCGACCTATGCAAAACGTGTGAGTTGTATAGATAAGAAAACGTTCATCCCATTGGAAGTGTTATTTTCTAATTCTAAAGGGCTGGAATTTAAGAGATTTAGAGTTCAGGCTATGAAAGAGATCGATTCAATTTGGACGGTGACAAGAAGTGAAATGACTCTCTTAGAAGAAGAGAAAATGACTGTTTTAAACGTTGATAAGATTGAGTACAACTCTAAGAAGGCAAAAGAGCTACGCTATAATAAAAACGATTTTAATTAG
- a CDS encoding efflux RND transporter permease subunit has protein sequence MKKLILIHGLIILFLNAFPVFFLDKVEFDNSIRSYAPKESTHFKDYKKYRELFGSDQVLVGMFRFETKLKHEDLKKRLSRFAQFSVEARKLKGVSRVFSLFDQDYIEQRDETIFIAPIVPIEKINSYSVEQILERMSSSDTARDLLVSTDLSEISIAIEPETHLNTYEKRELYLDFQELVKKYDFGSDLHALVGPMAVDVHSFETSFFDLLKFVPFTLGAGYLLMWFSFSSLGVLVVAMSLIAGVSSFSMGLFALFGLPFTIISSIVPTLLMSLSIAFFIHYFNMDRYLSRDKLYQDKKLRQKAVVSYLRIPCFFTAITTVAGLLTLALNEIPPIRIFGIITALCTFIILGLTLYTLPVLMQLFGPNQWKEESKIFKTFGELIDSIAKHAIDHPKKTVAIWALLLVIGIPFIFNIKVESNLLRFFKEDHIINKQTELYQNKFSGTAVVEMIFHSEEGELLTGETLSELYRFENDIVQMYEEVDKSLSPAHFIRDMHKAFTGKKELPLNSSLIDQYLFIYDGNDLTRFLDEDHAQYRIIFNVNKHNVSELEQLIEAMKKRALKISPKLRYDFSGQGYVFVKQNDLLVIGQTKSLWVSALVIFLLLLIQWRNLKDTVVSFVPNVLPLCFIFITMGVFGIWLDMGTAMIASVAIGIAVDDTIHIFSTFKNYLKKYDSAKAMKLTIQKTGRAVGATTIILCAQFLILSFSSFVPTKNFGLLTSLGLLVALFADVHLLPAMVVLTYKDSK, from the coding sequence ATGAAAAAACTAATTCTCATTCATGGCCTCATTATTCTTTTTCTCAATGCTTTTCCTGTATTCTTTTTGGATAAAGTAGAATTTGATAATTCTATTAGAAGTTATGCTCCAAAAGAGAGTACGCATTTTAAAGATTATAAAAAATATCGTGAACTCTTTGGAAGTGATCAAGTACTCGTTGGAATGTTTCGCTTTGAAACCAAACTCAAGCATGAAGACTTAAAAAAGCGCCTCTCTCGATTTGCACAATTTTCAGTTGAAGCGAGAAAATTAAAAGGAGTAAGCAGAGTCTTTTCTCTTTTTGACCAAGATTATATCGAGCAAAGAGATGAAACCATTTTTATCGCTCCTATTGTCCCAATAGAGAAGATTAATAGCTATTCAGTGGAACAAATTCTTGAGCGAATGAGCTCCTCCGATACGGCCCGTGATCTCTTAGTCTCTACTGATCTAAGTGAGATTTCTATTGCGATTGAGCCTGAGACTCATTTAAATACTTATGAAAAAAGAGAACTCTATTTAGACTTTCAAGAACTTGTTAAAAAGTATGACTTTGGATCTGATTTACATGCGCTTGTCGGACCGATGGCCGTGGATGTTCATTCTTTTGAGACAAGTTTTTTTGACCTTTTGAAATTTGTTCCCTTTACTCTCGGGGCTGGGTATCTACTAATGTGGTTCTCTTTTTCATCTTTAGGTGTTCTGGTTGTAGCGATGAGTTTAATAGCGGGAGTGAGTTCTTTTTCAATGGGACTTTTTGCTCTGTTTGGCCTTCCTTTTACCATCATATCGAGTATCGTTCCTACATTGTTAATGTCGCTTTCTATTGCTTTTTTTATACACTACTTCAATATGGACCGTTATCTTAGTCGTGATAAGTTGTATCAAGATAAGAAACTTAGACAGAAAGCAGTTGTATCTTACCTTAGAATACCTTGCTTTTTTACGGCCATTACAACTGTTGCAGGTCTTTTAACTCTTGCTTTAAATGAAATTCCTCCTATTCGTATCTTTGGTATTATTACAGCTCTTTGTACTTTTATTATTCTGGGACTAACTCTTTATACATTACCTGTTCTCATGCAGTTGTTTGGCCCGAATCAGTGGAAAGAAGAGTCGAAAATATTTAAGACGTTTGGGGAGTTGATTGATTCTATTGCAAAGCATGCTATTGATCACCCTAAAAAGACTGTTGCCATTTGGGCGCTTCTTCTTGTGATAGGGATTCCCTTTATTTTCAATATCAAAGTCGAATCTAATCTTTTGCGCTTTTTTAAAGAAGATCACATCATCAATAAGCAAACAGAACTTTATCAGAATAAATTTAGTGGCACGGCCGTTGTTGAGATGATCTTTCATTCTGAAGAAGGTGAGCTCCTAACGGGGGAAACTCTGAGTGAATTATACCGATTTGAAAATGATATTGTTCAAATGTATGAGGAAGTCGATAAATCACTGTCACCAGCTCATTTTATTCGCGACATGCATAAGGCATTTACAGGTAAGAAAGAACTTCCTCTCAACTCTTCTCTTATTGATCAATATCTCTTTATTTACGATGGAAATGATTTAACTCGTTTTCTAGATGAAGATCACGCTCAATATCGAATCATCTTTAACGTAAACAAACACAATGTAAGTGAATTAGAACAACTTATCGAAGCTATGAAAAAACGTGCACTAAAGATTAGTCCTAAGCTTCGTTATGACTTTTCTGGTCAGGGTTATGTTTTTGTTAAGCAGAATGATCTTTTAGTTATTGGTCAAACAAAGTCTCTTTGGGTTTCGGCCTTAGTTATTTTTCTACTTCTTTTGATTCAGTGGAGAAATTTGAAGGATACAGTCGTTTCATTTGTTCCCAATGTTTTACCACTTTGTTTTATATTCATTACGATGGGCGTTTTCGGTATTTGGCTCGATATGGGAACGGCAATGATTGCAAGTGTTGCAATAGGGATTGCTGTTGATGATACGATTCATATCTTTTCAACATTTAAAAATTATCTTAAGAAATATGATTCTGCAAAGGCAATGAAATTAACTATACAAAAGACAGGTCGAGCAGTTGGGGCAACGACAATTATATTGTGTGCTCAATTTTTGATACTTTCTTTTTCCAGCTTTGTTCCAACTAAAAATTTTGGACTCCTCACTAGCTTGGGGTTATTAGTAGCGCTCTTTGCAGATGTTCACTTACTTCCGGCCATGGTCGTTCTTACTTACAAGGATTCTAAATGA
- a CDS encoding chorismate-binding protein: MIFRELHTIYPVGDQFQILHEAKSAFAYYQDHRVDLITGEKTIAPLGQWFHELSKRTFDSTQKKRVTHVFYELGELIELKSFSNELLAIDIEYKRELVVKKFSPIGKALKLSEVSSVSKSRYKKAFDRVQDSLQRGDCYQINLTFPSVYSFSEYKVEEFYSSLWKNKEARAPYAHATFIPLWNKLYLSNSPECLFQARSFEHKLSLWSMPIKGSLKCEGAVTDEQWHKLSSCQKNQGELYMITDLIRNDLSRISSPYSKVIKKKAPLKVPNILHQYSLIAVELSPKTNLLDVLVALFPGGSITGAPKKKVVSLIKDIEGEKRGFYTGSTIIQNGSLQAASINIRSSEICFNSKTLIYSAGGGITLKSDLEGEYDEMNLKKYSFINTLSDLI; the protein is encoded by the coding sequence ATGATTTTTAGAGAGCTGCATACGATCTATCCTGTTGGTGATCAATTTCAGATTCTACATGAGGCCAAGAGTGCGTTTGCCTATTATCAAGATCACCGAGTAGATTTAATTACAGGTGAGAAAACGATTGCTCCTTTGGGACAGTGGTTTCATGAACTTTCTAAGAGAACTTTTGATAGCACTCAAAAAAAGCGTGTGACTCATGTATTTTACGAACTCGGAGAGTTGATAGAGCTTAAGAGCTTTTCAAATGAACTTCTCGCTATTGATATTGAGTACAAGCGAGAGCTTGTGGTTAAAAAGTTTAGTCCTATTGGAAAGGCCTTAAAGCTTAGTGAAGTTTCATCTGTTTCTAAGAGTAGGTATAAGAAGGCCTTTGATCGAGTGCAAGACTCTTTACAAAGGGGAGATTGCTATCAAATCAATTTAACGTTTCCTTCTGTCTATAGCTTTAGTGAGTATAAAGTCGAAGAATTCTACAGCTCACTATGGAAAAATAAAGAGGCAAGGGCCCCTTATGCACACGCTACATTTATCCCTCTTTGGAATAAGCTCTATTTAAGTAATTCTCCTGAGTGTCTCTTTCAAGCACGATCTTTTGAGCATAAGTTATCTCTTTGGAGTATGCCGATAAAGGGAAGTTTGAAGTGTGAAGGTGCCGTAACTGATGAGCAATGGCATAAGCTTAGCTCTTGTCAGAAAAATCAGGGAGAGCTTTATATGATCACTGATCTTATAAGAAATGATCTCTCTCGCATCTCTTCTCCTTATTCAAAAGTCATTAAAAAGAAGGCGCCATTAAAAGTTCCAAATATTCTTCATCAATACTCTTTAATTGCAGTTGAACTCAGTCCAAAGACAAATCTTTTAGATGTTCTCGTTGCTCTCTTTCCGGGTGGAAGTATTACGGGAGCGCCAAAGAAGAAGGTCGTCTCATTAATAAAAGATATTGAAGGAGAAAAAAGAGGCTTCTACACCGGATCAACCATCATTCAAAATGGATCTCTTCAAGCAGCATCAATTAATATTCGTTCAAGTGAGATCTGTTTTAATTCAAAAACTCTCATTTACTCTGCTGGCGGAGGAATTACTTTAAAAAGTGACCTCGAAGGGGAGTATGACGAGATGAATCTTAAGAAGTATAGTTTTATCAATACGTTAAGTGATTTGATCTAA
- a CDS encoding septation protein IspZ: MENQKINKNFFLLSFLPAMAYWYLEESYPVNIAVTGGLILAILEITLEKLFTKHVHTLSKLNFFLILFLGGLSLLGEDGLWFKLQPFFTGVAISGFLAYRLFVGKGLLVEMTEILGQSKIPDFVLTYLEKHMAFFFLAYGIFMGALALFGTTGQWAFFKTLGFYGIFVVFMVFEMILLRLKLKKMMKYEQSRAILSRFSHHP; encoded by the coding sequence GTGGAAAATCAAAAAATAAATAAAAATTTCTTTCTTCTTTCATTCCTTCCGGCAATGGCCTATTGGTATTTGGAAGAGAGTTACCCTGTGAATATCGCTGTCACTGGGGGCTTGATTCTCGCAATTTTAGAGATCACACTTGAAAAGCTTTTTACAAAGCATGTTCACACTCTTAGTAAGCTGAACTTCTTTTTGATTCTTTTCCTTGGGGGTCTATCTCTTTTAGGTGAAGACGGTCTGTGGTTTAAATTACAACCATTTTTTACGGGAGTCGCCATTTCTGGATTCCTTGCTTATCGACTTTTCGTTGGAAAAGGACTTCTTGTTGAAATGACCGAAATTCTTGGTCAAAGTAAAATCCCTGACTTTGTTCTGACTTATCTTGAAAAGCACATGGCATTTTTCTTTTTAGCTTATGGAATCTTCATGGGAGCACTTGCTCTCTTTGGCACAACAGGACAATGGGCCTTTTTTAAGACCCTTGGCTTTTATGGTATTTTCGTCGTTTTTATGGTTTTTGAAATGATTCTACTAAGACTAAAACTAAAGAAAATGATGAAGTATGAACAATCGAGAGCTATTCTCTCTCGTTTTTCTCATCATCCTTAA
- a CDS encoding 6-pyruvoyl trahydropterin synthase family protein, whose amino-acid sequence MAKFTSTKSFYGFPCTHRQWKAESHCRFVHGYSRSFHFEFECNELTQEMWVMDFGDLKDVKAWLEDMFDHTFLVSKDDPYLETFKELDQQGVIQMRVLPNAGMEGTAQFVYEKVSQMIDKKTNGRVKIIRVEVRENEKNSAIFHP is encoded by the coding sequence ATGGCAAAGTTTACTTCGACAAAAAGTTTTTATGGATTTCCCTGCACTCACAGACAATGGAAAGCTGAGAGCCACTGCCGTTTTGTACACGGTTATTCTCGCTCTTTTCACTTTGAATTTGAATGCAATGAACTGACCCAAGAAATGTGGGTAATGGACTTCGGGGACCTAAAAGATGTGAAAGCTTGGCTCGAAGATATGTTTGACCACACATTTCTCGTTTCAAAAGACGACCCCTATCTCGAGACGTTCAAAGAACTTGATCAACAAGGCGTCATTCAAATGAGAGTTCTCCCAAATGCTGGAATGGAAGGGACAGCTCAATTTGTTTATGAAAAGGTCTCGCAAATGATCGATAAAAAGACAAATGGTCGAGTGAAAATTATTCGTGTTGAAGTGAGAGAGAACGAGAAAAACTCAGCAATCTTTCACCCATAA
- a CDS encoding OmpA/MotB family protein, translated as MAEEGVNAQPIEEGGGSNDDVKCPECPPGLPGWMATFSDLVTLLLTFFVLLLSMAKTETSKYEAALGSIRNAFGGNVLKQGEVIQPGKSPDDFPTMMESNEVIKPFPIEFLTMEGILDKHEINRESDEQLSQMKLDLKEYELSESVDVFEQPEGIKVRIKDQIFFKSGSIEIEPTRVSTEVYEKVVKLLKGKTWTVFVLGHASRGETSRDGRSDAWALSAARAQAVTKSLIRRGVTPSRITTTFYGDTRPVVRPNRSQEENEYDSRRVEFIIRKTDLQTDGHKVQSQ; from the coding sequence ATGGCCGAAGAAGGTGTAAACGCCCAACCGATTGAAGAAGGTGGTGGCTCCAACGATGATGTAAAGTGTCCTGAATGTCCTCCTGGTTTACCGGGGTGGATGGCGACCTTTTCCGATCTGGTAACACTTCTCCTTACATTCTTCGTATTGCTTCTTTCAATGGCAAAGACGGAGACATCAAAATATGAAGCAGCTCTTGGATCGATTAGAAATGCCTTTGGTGGAAACGTTCTCAAGCAAGGTGAGGTTATCCAGCCAGGAAAATCTCCTGATGATTTTCCAACGATGATGGAATCCAATGAAGTGATTAAGCCCTTTCCAATTGAGTTTTTAACTATGGAAGGGATTCTTGATAAGCATGAAATTAATAGAGAATCTGATGAGCAACTTTCGCAAATGAAGTTGGATCTTAAAGAGTATGAACTATCTGAATCTGTTGATGTCTTTGAGCAACCAGAGGGAATTAAAGTTCGTATTAAAGATCAGATTTTCTTTAAATCGGGATCAATTGAAATTGAGCCTACGCGCGTGTCGACTGAGGTCTATGAAAAGGTTGTGAAGCTTTTAAAAGGAAAGACTTGGACAGTTTTTGTTCTTGGGCACGCTTCAAGAGGAGAGACTTCACGCGATGGTAGAAGTGATGCTTGGGCCCTTTCTGCGGCCAGAGCACAGGCGGTTACGAAGTCTCTCATTAGAAGAGGGGTAACACCTTCTAGAATCACAACGACTTTCTATGGTGATACAAGACCTGTCGTGAGACCTAATCGATCTCAAGAGGAAAATGAATATGACTCTAGAAGAGTTGAGTTCATCATTAGAAAAACAGACTTACAAACGGATGGTCATAAAGTACAATCTCAGTAA
- a CDS encoding chorismate mutase, which translates to MPLDLIPLNQWFDKFDKPLIIAGPCSAESEEQILSTAKEIEMNEHVQVFRAGAWKPRTRPYTFEGHGEQALKWLSEVKKQSRLLVTTEVANAEHAELALKYGIDILWIGARTTVSPFAVQEIADVLKGTDIPVLVKNPINADLALWIGALERFNGAGIKKLGAIHRGFSTAEKTKWRNVPMWTIPIELKRQFPDLPIICDPSHITGKRSLVGEVCQKSLDVGMDGLMVETHLSPNDAWSDAAQQVTPTSLKEIITNLHIRESHSEDKDFGQKLEALRRQIDSIDNEILESLKLRMDIVKEIGKEKLRNNITPLQLTRMDSLMKERELKAASLGLKEKYISELFHTIHTESVKTQTSIMNNFKDDEKNERE; encoded by the coding sequence TTGCCACTAGATCTGATTCCATTAAATCAATGGTTTGATAAATTTGATAAACCTCTTATCATCGCAGGGCCATGCTCAGCTGAGAGTGAGGAGCAAATTCTTTCTACGGCAAAAGAGATCGAAATGAATGAGCACGTTCAAGTTTTCCGCGCTGGAGCTTGGAAGCCAAGAACTCGCCCTTATACATTCGAAGGTCATGGAGAACAGGCCCTCAAGTGGCTTAGTGAAGTAAAGAAACAGTCACGCCTTCTCGTTACAACAGAAGTTGCCAATGCTGAACATGCAGAGCTTGCTTTAAAATATGGAATTGATATTCTTTGGATTGGAGCAAGAACGACGGTTAGTCCTTTTGCCGTTCAAGAAATCGCCGATGTTTTAAAGGGAACCGATATTCCTGTTCTCGTTAAGAACCCAATCAATGCCGATCTCGCTCTATGGATTGGTGCACTTGAAAGATTTAACGGCGCAGGAATAAAAAAACTTGGGGCGATCCACCGTGGTTTCTCAACAGCAGAGAAAACAAAGTGGAGAAATGTTCCAATGTGGACAATTCCTATCGAATTAAAGAGACAATTTCCAGATCTTCCTATCATTTGCGATCCAAGTCATATTACAGGTAAGAGATCACTTGTTGGTGAAGTTTGCCAAAAGAGTCTCGATGTTGGAATGGATGGACTTATGGTTGAAACTCACCTTAGTCCAAATGATGCCTGGTCAGATGCCGCTCAGCAAGTTACTCCAACATCATTGAAAGAGATTATTACTAATCTTCATATTCGTGAATCTCATAGTGAAGATAAGGACTTTGGTCAAAAGCTTGAGGCCCTTAGAAGACAAATTGATTCTATAGACAATGAAATCCTTGAGTCGTTAAAGCTCAGAATGGATATTGTAAAAGAAATTGGAAAAGAAAAGCTTAGAAATAATATCACTCCTCTTCAATTGACTCGTATGGATTCTCTTATGAAAGAGCGCGAGTTAAAAGCGGCCTCTCTTGGTCTTAAAGAAAAGTACATCAGTGAACTCTTCCATACAATTCACACAGAATCGGTTAAGACTCAAACATCTATCATGAATAATTTTAAGGATGATGAGAAAAACGAGAGAGAATAG